A genome region from Manis javanica isolate MJ-LG chromosome 3, MJ_LKY, whole genome shotgun sequence includes the following:
- the SLC25A37 gene encoding mitoferrin-1 isoform X2: MQSLNPDPKAQYTSIYGALKKIMRTEGFWRPLRGLNVMVTGAGPAHAMYFACYENMKRTLNAVFHHQGNSHLANGIAGSMATLLHDAVMNPAEVVKQRMQMYNSPHRSALSCIWTVWRTEGLGAFYRSYTTQLTMNIPFQSIHFITYEFLQEQVNPHRGYNPQSHIISGGLAGALAAAATTPLDVCKTLLNTQENMALNLANISGRLSGMANAFRTVYQLNGLPGYFKGMQARVIYQMPSTAISWSVYEFFKYFLTKHKLESRTPY, translated from the exons ATGCAGAGTTTGAATCCAGATCCCAAAGCCCAGTACACAAGCATCTACGGAGCCCTCAAGAAAATCATGCGGACTGAAGGCTTCTGGAGGCCCTTGCGGGGCCTCAACGTGATGGTGACGGGTGCGGGGCCCGCCCACGCCATGTACTTTGCCTGCTATGAGAACATGAAAAGGACTTTAAATGCTGTTTTCCACCACCAAGGAAACAGCCACCTAGCCAACG GGATAGCTGGGAGTATGGCCACCCTGCTCCACGATGCAGTAATGAATCCAGCAGAAG TCGTGAAGCAGCGCATGCAGATGTACAACTCGCCGCACCGGTCGGCCCTCAGCTGCATCTGGACAGTTTGGAGGACGGAGGGCTTGGGGGCCTTCTACCGGAGTTACACCACGCAGCTGACCATGAACATTCCCTTCCAGTCCATCCACTTCATCACCTATGAGTTCCTGCAGGAGCAGGTCAACCCTCACCGGGGCTACAACCCACAGTCACACATCATCTCAGGCGGGCTGGCGGGGGCCCTCGCCGCAGCCGCCACCACCCCACTGGATGTGTGCAAGACCCTCCTCAACACCCAGGAGAACATGGCCCTCAACCTGGCCAACATCAGCGGCCGGCTGTCGGGCATGGCCAACGCTTTCCGGACCGTGTACCAGCTCAACGGCCTGCCTGGCTACTTCAAGGGCATGCAGGCCCGTGTCATCTACCAGATGCCCTCCACTGCCATTTCCTGGTCTGTCTATGAGTTTTTCAAATACTTCCTCACCAAACACAAGCTGGAGAGTCGAACTCCATACTGA
- the SLC25A37 gene encoding mitoferrin-1 isoform X3, with protein sequence MATLLHDAVMNPAEVVKQRMQMYNSPHRSALSCIWTVWRTEGLGAFYRSYTTQLTMNIPFQSIHFITYEFLQEQVNPHRGYNPQSHIISGGLAGALAAAATTPLDVCKTLLNTQENMALNLANISGRLSGMANAFRTVYQLNGLPGYFKGMQARVIYQMPSTAISWSVYEFFKYFLTKHKLESRTPY encoded by the exons ATGGCCACCCTGCTCCACGATGCAGTAATGAATCCAGCAGAAG TCGTGAAGCAGCGCATGCAGATGTACAACTCGCCGCACCGGTCGGCCCTCAGCTGCATCTGGACAGTTTGGAGGACGGAGGGCTTGGGGGCCTTCTACCGGAGTTACACCACGCAGCTGACCATGAACATTCCCTTCCAGTCCATCCACTTCATCACCTATGAGTTCCTGCAGGAGCAGGTCAACCCTCACCGGGGCTACAACCCACAGTCACACATCATCTCAGGCGGGCTGGCGGGGGCCCTCGCCGCAGCCGCCACCACCCCACTGGATGTGTGCAAGACCCTCCTCAACACCCAGGAGAACATGGCCCTCAACCTGGCCAACATCAGCGGCCGGCTGTCGGGCATGGCCAACGCTTTCCGGACCGTGTACCAGCTCAACGGCCTGCCTGGCTACTTCAAGGGCATGCAGGCCCGTGTCATCTACCAGATGCCCTCCACTGCCATTTCCTGGTCTGTCTATGAGTTTTTCAAATACTTCCTCACCAAACACAAGCTGGAGAGTCGAACTCCATACTGA